A single region of the Thermoleophilum album genome encodes:
- a CDS encoding SpoIID/LytB domain-containing protein, producing the protein MPRFGMQMRTAVTVLATLFALAVTAPAHGAAVSDFVVRGAGFGHGLGMSQWGAQGMALAGSDYREILAHYYTGTTVETRPARTLRVLLASGLRTLAVAGVARIDSKNVDPGRLLRASAERGRVVVRAGRRVLMRARSPVRLRPRSGRPLRLVAPTLAGIADGRWRGALELRVVSGRLAVVNVVAVEDYLRGVVPDEVPPSWHPEALKAQAVAARSYALSTLARGWFELYPDTRSQVYRGVTAEDPATDAAIAATSGEVVTYDGEIARTFFHSSSGGRTENVENVFVAPLPYLRAVDDPADRISPYHRWTLRFTRARLERLLGSLVRGRLRAIVVTKRGASPRVLRARVEGSGGKVATTGAVLRARLRLRSTWFTVVRADLRAARVSARASSTSDGSWLLTGTFAPRAGRTVVLEKLDKRGRFVRAATAPTTRSGAFRVAVAAPGVWRARIGSLTSLPLTVR; encoded by the coding sequence TTGCCGCGTTTCGGTATGCAGATGCGCACGGCGGTAACCGTGCTCGCGACGCTCTTCGCCCTCGCCGTCACGGCACCGGCGCACGGCGCTGCCGTCAGCGACTTCGTCGTGCGCGGCGCCGGTTTCGGTCACGGGCTCGGCATGAGCCAGTGGGGAGCCCAGGGGATGGCGCTCGCGGGTAGCGACTACCGCGAGATTCTCGCCCACTACTACACCGGCACCACCGTCGAGACGCGACCCGCTCGCACGCTGCGCGTACTGCTCGCGAGCGGCCTGCGCACGCTCGCGGTCGCGGGCGTGGCGCGGATCGACAGCAAGAACGTTGACCCGGGCCGCCTGTTGCGCGCCAGCGCCGAGCGCGGCCGCGTCGTCGTGCGAGCAGGTCGGCGTGTTCTCATGCGTGCCCGCTCGCCCGTGCGGCTGCGACCGCGCAGTGGTCGGCCGCTGCGTCTTGTCGCGCCGACGCTGGCGGGCATCGCCGATGGTCGCTGGCGTGGGGCGCTCGAGCTGCGTGTGGTGTCGGGGCGACTGGCAGTGGTGAACGTCGTGGCGGTCGAGGACTACTTGCGCGGTGTCGTGCCCGACGAGGTGCCGCCCAGCTGGCATCCCGAAGCTCTCAAAGCCCAAGCCGTGGCGGCGCGAAGCTACGCGCTGTCGACGCTCGCGCGCGGCTGGTTCGAGCTCTACCCCGATACACGCTCTCAGGTCTACCGGGGAGTTACCGCCGAAGACCCGGCGACCGACGCGGCGATCGCCGCCACCAGCGGCGAGGTTGTCACCTACGACGGCGAGATCGCGCGCACCTTCTTCCACTCGAGTTCGGGCGGCCGCACCGAAAACGTCGAGAACGTGTTCGTCGCACCCCTTCCCTATCTGCGCGCCGTCGACGACCCGGCCGACCGGATCTCGCCCTACCACCGCTGGACGCTGCGTTTCACCCGTGCGCGCCTGGAACGCCTGCTCGGTTCGCTGGTGCGCGGCCGCTTGCGAGCGATCGTTGTGACCAAGCGGGGTGCGTCGCCGCGGGTGTTGCGCGCGCGCGTGGAGGGAAGCGGCGGTAAGGTGGCGACGACCGGCGCCGTCTTGCGGGCGCGACTGCGCTTGCGCTCGACGTGGTTCACGGTCGTGCGCGCCGACCTGCGCGCCGCGCGCGTGTCGGCGCGCGCCAGCAGCACAAGCGACGGGAGCTGGCTTTTGACCGGGACGTTCGCACCGCGCGCCGGGCGCACGGTGGTGCTCGAAAAGCTCGACAAACGCGGACGGTTCGTCCGAGCCGCCACCGCGCCGACGACGCGCAGCGGCGCCTTCCGGGTGGCGGTCGCCGCGCCCGGTGTGTGGCGGGCGCGCATCGGCTCACTGACGTCGCTGCCGCTGACCGTTCGCTGA
- the ileS gene encoding isoleucine--tRNA ligase has protein sequence MRRFEPVEPSIDLPRLEERVLARWRERDVFRESLRRRAGAPRFVFYEGPPTANGRPGSHHVLSRVFKDVFPRYKTMRGFLVERKAGWDCHGLPVELEIERELGLNSKHEIERFGIAEFNRRCRESVFKYIEDWNRLTERIGFWIDLDDAYATLTNDYIESVWWSLRQVWDKGLLYEGHKVVPYCPRCGTALSSHEVALGYRDVSDPSVYVRFPLRDERGAALLAWTTTPWTLLSNAALAVNPQVEYARVRYRGEELILARELVERVLGDEAETVATMPGSALVGLSYEPPFEYISDWGPKGHTVLAADFVTTDEGTGVVHTAVAFGEDDFRLGQEHGLPVHNPVREDGTFDERVGPFAGKFVKDADPEIIAALRERGRLLRAEEIVHSYPHCWRCDTPLLYYAKTSWYVRTTAVRERMLAENEQVRWYPEHIKHGRFGNWLANNIDWALSRERYWGTPLPIWRCREGHLHCVGSVAELRELAGAVPDDLHKPYIDEVVFPCRECGGEMRRVPEVIDAWWDSGAMPFSQWHYPFENRDRFDENFPADYISEAIDQTRGWFYSLLAVSTLLFDRSPYRTVVCLGLILDEHGQKMSKSRGNVVDPWDVIERFGADAFRWYYFTAKQPWDGYRFSLDTVGEATRPFLRTLWSTYHFFVLYANLAESPLPPLADAELTALDRWALSRLAGLCARVIERMDDYDTTSAGRAIAEYVDELSNWYVRLSRRRFWDGDGAALATLHHCLVVLSKLLAPFTPFLADAIYTNLDGSETSVHLCAFPEPGERDSELEWQMQVVRDAVELGRAARAQAGVKLRQPLREAVVVAPGRERDAIAAFEELVREELNVKAVRYVEAAEELGRVQLKPNWRRLGPRFGKRMPKLAQALGAIDAAAAARELRAGRAIAVDVEGERVELAADDVQVVLEPLEGYQVERAGTHAVALDLEIDEALRREGLARELVHAIQNARKEAGLRVEDRIRLALAGDPELLEVARAFEQEIARETLAREVTYGTADGVVTRVEGRELRIAVERL, from the coding sequence ATGCGGCGCTTCGAGCCAGTCGAGCCGAGCATCGACCTGCCCCGGCTCGAGGAGCGCGTGCTCGCGCGCTGGCGCGAGCGCGACGTCTTCCGCGAGTCGCTGCGCCGGCGCGCTGGCGCGCCGCGGTTCGTCTTCTACGAAGGCCCGCCGACGGCGAACGGGCGCCCGGGCTCGCACCACGTCCTGTCGCGCGTCTTCAAGGACGTCTTCCCGCGCTACAAGACGATGCGCGGCTTCCTCGTCGAGCGCAAGGCCGGGTGGGACTGCCACGGCCTGCCCGTGGAGCTCGAGATCGAGCGCGAGCTCGGGCTCAACTCGAAACACGAGATCGAGCGTTTCGGCATCGCCGAGTTCAACCGCCGCTGCCGCGAGTCGGTCTTCAAGTACATCGAGGACTGGAACCGTCTGACCGAGCGGATTGGCTTCTGGATCGACCTCGACGACGCCTACGCGACCCTCACCAACGACTACATCGAATCGGTGTGGTGGTCGCTGCGCCAGGTCTGGGACAAGGGACTGCTCTACGAGGGTCACAAGGTCGTTCCCTACTGCCCGCGCTGCGGCACCGCTCTCTCGTCGCACGAGGTGGCGCTCGGTTACCGCGACGTCAGCGACCCGAGCGTGTACGTGCGTTTTCCGCTGCGCGACGAGCGCGGCGCGGCGCTCTTGGCGTGGACGACGACGCCCTGGACCTTGCTCTCGAACGCCGCGCTGGCGGTCAACCCGCAGGTCGAGTACGCCCGCGTGCGCTACCGCGGCGAGGAGCTGATCCTGGCGCGCGAGCTGGTCGAGCGGGTGCTCGGTGACGAGGCGGAAACCGTCGCCACCATGCCAGGCTCGGCCCTCGTCGGGCTGAGCTACGAGCCGCCGTTCGAGTACATCAGCGACTGGGGTCCGAAAGGCCACACCGTTCTGGCCGCCGACTTCGTTACCACCGACGAGGGAACGGGCGTGGTGCACACGGCGGTGGCGTTCGGCGAGGACGACTTCCGCCTTGGCCAAGAGCACGGCCTACCGGTCCACAACCCGGTGCGCGAGGACGGCACTTTCGACGAGCGCGTCGGTCCGTTCGCTGGCAAGTTCGTCAAAGACGCCGACCCCGAAATCATCGCCGCGCTGCGCGAACGCGGGCGCCTCTTGCGCGCCGAAGAGATCGTCCACTCCTACCCGCACTGTTGGCGCTGCGACACGCCGCTCCTCTACTACGCCAAGACGAGCTGGTACGTGCGCACCACCGCGGTGCGCGAGCGCATGCTCGCCGAGAACGAACAGGTGCGCTGGTACCCCGAGCACATCAAGCATGGGCGGTTCGGCAACTGGCTCGCCAACAACATCGACTGGGCGCTCTCACGCGAGCGTTACTGGGGCACACCGCTGCCGATCTGGCGCTGCCGCGAAGGGCACCTGCACTGCGTGGGTTCGGTGGCGGAGCTACGCGAGCTCGCGGGCGCCGTGCCCGACGATCTGCACAAGCCCTACATCGACGAGGTCGTCTTTCCCTGTCGCGAGTGCGGCGGCGAGATGCGCCGCGTGCCCGAGGTGATCGACGCTTGGTGGGACTCGGGCGCGATGCCGTTCTCGCAGTGGCACTACCCGTTCGAGAACCGCGACCGCTTCGACGAGAACTTCCCCGCTGACTACATCAGCGAGGCAATCGACCAGACGCGCGGCTGGTTCTACTCGCTGCTCGCCGTATCAACGCTGCTCTTCGACCGCAGCCCCTACCGCACAGTCGTGTGCCTAGGGCTGATCCTCGACGAGCACGGTCAGAAGATGTCGAAGTCGCGCGGCAACGTCGTCGACCCGTGGGACGTGATCGAGCGCTTCGGCGCCGATGCCTTCCGGTGGTACTACTTCACAGCCAAGCAGCCTTGGGACGGCTACCGCTTCTCGCTCGACACCGTCGGCGAGGCAACGCGCCCGTTCCTGCGCACGCTCTGGAGCACCTACCACTTCTTCGTGCTTTACGCGAACCTCGCCGAGTCGCCCTTGCCGCCGCTCGCCGACGCCGAACTAACGGCGCTCGATCGCTGGGCGCTCTCGCGGCTGGCTGGCCTGTGCGCCCGTGTCATCGAGCGCATGGACGACTACGACACGACCAGCGCCGGCCGCGCGATCGCCGAGTACGTCGACGAGCTCTCCAACTGGTACGTGCGGCTGTCGCGGCGGCGCTTCTGGGATGGCGACGGTGCGGCGCTAGCGACCTTGCACCACTGCCTGGTCGTCTTGTCGAAGCTGCTCGCCCCGTTCACGCCCTTCCTCGCCGACGCGATCTACACCAACCTCGACGGCAGCGAGACTTCGGTGCACCTCTGCGCGTTCCCCGAGCCGGGCGAGCGCGACAGCGAGCTCGAGTGGCAGATGCAGGTGGTACGCGACGCTGTCGAGCTCGGACGGGCGGCGCGCGCCCAGGCGGGCGTGAAGCTGCGCCAGCCGTTGCGCGAGGCAGTGGTGGTTGCGCCGGGCCGCGAGCGCGACGCGATCGCCGCCTTCGAGGAGTTGGTGCGCGAGGAGCTGAACGTGAAGGCGGTGCGCTACGTCGAGGCGGCGGAGGAGCTTGGGCGTGTCCAGTTGAAACCGAACTGGCGGCGGCTCGGGCCGCGTTTCGGCAAGCGCATGCCGAAGCTCGCGCAAGCGCTTGGCGCGATCGACGCAGCTGCTGCCGCACGTGAGCTGCGCGCCGGTCGTGCGATCGCCGTCGACGTCGAAGGCGAACGTGTCGAGCTCGCTGCCGACGACGTGCAGGTGGTGCTCGAACCGCTCGAGGGCTACCAGGTCGAGCGGGCGGGTACGCACGCTGTCGCGCTCGACCTCGAGATCGACGAGGCGCTACGTCGCGAAGGACTTGCCCGCGAGCTCGTGCACGCGATCCAGAACGCCCGCAAGGAGGCCGGCTTGCGGGTCGAGGACAGAATCCGACTGGCCCTCGCCGGCGACCCCGAGCTGCTCGAGGTGGCGCGTGCCTTCGAACAGGAGATCGCGCGCGAAACGCTTGCTCGCGAGGTCACCTACGGCACCGCCGACGGCGTCGTCACGCGCGTCGAAGGGCGCGAACTGCGGATCGCTGTCGAGCGCCTGTAG
- a CDS encoding class II fumarate hydratase has translation MTARTELWGAETRKAIENFPVSGERVPVAVVRWLGRIKAAAARVNGELGLLDTDRAERIARAADEVAAGMHDDQFPVDVFQTGSGTSSNMNANEVIARIAGDDVHPNDHVNMGQSSNDVFPTAVHLAAAAEVRDDLMPALERLERSLAAKAEEWRDVVKAGRTHMMDAVPVTLGQEFAGYATQIRLGRQRIEDTLPRVLQVPLGGTATGTGLNTHPEFARRVHRKIQEQTGLEPREPEDRFEAQGNRDALVELSGALRVLAISLTKIANDLVLMGSGPRCGLAELQLPELQKGSSIMPGKVNPVIPEVVLQIGNQVVGNDAAIAMAGSQGNFELNVRVPLIARNLLHSIKILASGARLLAEKCVDGIVANVEALRRYAESTPAIATALNPYIGYDRATEIVKEAVASRRTIREVALEKGVGADVLDRALDLAAMARGESTAGRK, from the coding sequence ATGACCGCACGCACCGAGCTGTGGGGAGCGGAGACGCGCAAAGCGATCGAGAACTTTCCGGTGTCGGGCGAGCGCGTCCCGGTAGCGGTGGTTCGCTGGCTCGGGCGGATCAAGGCCGCCGCGGCGCGCGTGAACGGCGAGCTCGGCCTGCTCGACACCGACCGTGCCGAGCGCATCGCGCGCGCCGCCGACGAGGTCGCCGCCGGGATGCACGACGACCAGTTCCCCGTCGACGTCTTCCAGACCGGCTCGGGAACGTCGTCGAACATGAACGCCAACGAGGTGATCGCGCGCATCGCCGGCGACGACGTCCACCCCAACGACCACGTCAACATGGGACAGTCGTCGAACGACGTCTTCCCGACCGCCGTTCACCTCGCTGCGGCCGCCGAGGTTCGCGACGACCTGATGCCGGCGCTCGAACGCCTCGAGCGCTCGCTCGCCGCCAAGGCCGAGGAGTGGCGCGACGTGGTCAAAGCCGGGCGCACCCACATGATGGACGCCGTGCCGGTGACGCTGGGCCAGGAGTTCGCCGGCTACGCCACGCAGATCCGGCTCGGTCGCCAGCGCATCGAGGACACCCTGCCGCGCGTGCTGCAGGTGCCGCTCGGCGGCACCGCGACCGGCACCGGCCTGAACACCCACCCCGAGTTCGCGCGCCGCGTGCACCGAAAGATCCAGGAGCAGACGGGGCTCGAACCGCGCGAGCCCGAAGACCGTTTCGAAGCGCAGGGCAACCGTGACGCGCTCGTCGAGCTGTCGGGCGCGCTACGGGTGCTCGCGATCTCGCTCACCAAGATCGCCAACGATCTCGTGCTGATGGGCTCGGGGCCGCGCTGCGGCCTCGCCGAGCTGCAGTTGCCCGAGCTGCAAAAGGGCTCGTCGATCATGCCCGGCAAGGTCAACCCGGTGATTCCCGAGGTGGTGCTGCAGATCGGCAACCAGGTGGTCGGCAACGACGCGGCGATCGCGATGGCCGGCAGCCAGGGCAACTTCGAGCTGAACGTGCGGGTACCGCTGATCGCACGCAACCTGCTGCACTCGATCAAGATCCTCGCCTCGGGCGCGCGCCTGCTCGCCGAGAAGTGCGTCGACGGGATCGTCGCCAACGTCGAGGCGCTGCGCCGCTACGCCGAGTCGACGCCCGCGATCGCCACCGCACTCAACCCCTACATCGGCTACGACCGCGCCACCGAGATCGTCAAGGAGGCGGTCGCCTCGCGCCGCACGATCCGCGAGGTAGCGCTCGAGAAGGGCGTCGGGGCGGACGTTCTCGACCGTGCGCTCGACCTCGCTGCGATGGCACGCGGCGAGTCCACCGCCGGACGCAAGTAG
- the ychF gene encoding redox-regulated ATPase YchF, translating into MKRIGIVGLPNAGKSSLFRAISRQAAEVAPYPFTTVDPNIAVVPVPDERLDAVARTIGADPVTYETVELRDIAGLVRGAHRGEGLGNRFLAQIREVDVVVIVVRAFAAPDVPHPDGHVDPLADAELLEAELLQADLERAGERLERARRRARSLERAAVAEAEWLEQVHERLARGEPVRGLEAPEDAPDAARELQALTAKPFLYVANVDEGAPLEPPPELVAHATARGARAVAVSARIEAELADLEPSEAEALRSELELGASALERVVGGAFALLDLVTFFTAHEGGEARAHAVLRGTTARRAAGEVHSDMERGFVAAEVVAWDELVAAGSLAAARERALVRTEGRDYSVRDGDVIRFRFTPPR; encoded by the coding sequence TTGAAACGGATCGGCATCGTCGGTCTCCCCAACGCCGGGAAGAGCTCGCTGTTTCGAGCGATCTCGCGCCAGGCCGCCGAGGTCGCGCCCTACCCGTTCACGACTGTCGACCCGAACATCGCTGTCGTTCCCGTGCCGGACGAGCGTCTCGACGCGGTCGCGCGCACGATCGGCGCCGATCCCGTCACCTACGAGACCGTCGAGCTGCGCGACATCGCCGGACTGGTGCGCGGCGCGCACCGCGGCGAGGGGCTCGGCAACCGTTTCCTCGCCCAGATCCGCGAGGTCGACGTCGTCGTGATCGTCGTGCGGGCATTCGCCGCGCCGGACGTGCCCCACCCCGACGGCCACGTCGATCCCCTCGCCGACGCCGAGCTGCTCGAAGCCGAGCTTCTGCAGGCCGATCTCGAGCGCGCCGGCGAGCGGCTCGAGCGGGCGCGGCGGCGCGCCCGCTCGCTCGAACGCGCCGCTGTCGCCGAGGCCGAGTGGCTCGAGCAGGTGCACGAGCGCCTCGCCCGCGGCGAGCCCGTGCGCGGGCTCGAGGCACCCGAGGACGCACCCGACGCTGCACGCGAACTCCAAGCCCTGACCGCGAAACCCTTCCTCTACGTCGCCAACGTCGACGAGGGCGCGCCGCTCGAACCGCCGCCGGAGCTTGTCGCGCACGCCACCGCGCGCGGTGCGCGCGCGGTGGCGGTGAGCGCGCGCATCGAAGCCGAGCTCGCGGACCTCGAACCGAGCGAGGCCGAGGCGCTGCGCTCGGAGCTCGAGCTCGGCGCTTCCGCGCTCGAGCGCGTTGTCGGTGGCGCCTTCGCGTTGCTCGATCTCGTCACGTTTTTCACCGCCCACGAGGGCGGCGAGGCGCGCGCCCACGCCGTGCTGCGGGGCACGACAGCGCGGCGCGCTGCCGGCGAGGTGCACAGCGACATGGAGCGCGGCTTCGTCGCCGCCGAGGTCGTCGCCTGGGACGAGCTCGTCGCGGCGGGGTCGCTCGCTGCCGCGCGCGAACGCGCGCTAGTGCGAACCGAAGGTCGCGACTACTCGGTTCGCGACGGCGACGTGATTCGCTTCCGCTTCACACCACCGCGCTGA
- a CDS encoding phosphatase PAP2 family protein has protein sequence MAALVAATRDTALVPVARLASSFGEYGTGWIAVALAASVRARGRDSARARDWLAPALGVAGAFTAVQVVKRLLPRSRPDVPREVRLYSNRSFPSAHAACAAAFASSAPLSRRARVLAWAAAGWVAASRIVLGAHYPSDVAAGAALGALVGRTAARGGAGTERRATGGQRP, from the coding sequence GTGGCCGCGCTCGTCGCCGCGACCAGAGACACCGCGCTTGTACCAGTCGCGCGGCTCGCGAGCAGCTTCGGCGAATACGGCACCGGCTGGATCGCCGTCGCGCTCGCCGCATCGGTGCGTGCCCGCGGGCGCGACTCGGCGCGTGCCCGCGACTGGCTTGCGCCCGCGCTTGGTGTGGCGGGTGCGTTCACGGCGGTGCAGGTCGTGAAGCGTCTTTTGCCGCGCTCGCGTCCCGACGTGCCACGCGAGGTGCGGCTCTACTCGAACCGCTCCTTCCCGTCCGCCCACGCCGCCTGCGCTGCCGCCTTCGCAAGCTCGGCACCGCTGTCGCGAAGGGCCCGCGTCCTTGCGTGGGCGGCCGCCGGGTGGGTGGCGGCGTCGCGGATCGTGCTCGGCGCGCACTATCCGAGCGACGTAGCGGCGGGGGCAGCGCTCGGTGCGCTTGTGGGACGAACCGCCGCTCGCGGCGGCGCGGGCACCGAACGGCGCGCGACCGGAGGTCAGCGACCTTGA
- the mce gene encoding methylmalonyl-CoA epimerase — protein sequence MFGRIDHIGVAVEDLDAAIALYERTFGMPLAHREVVESFGVEAVLLDVGESHVELLKPVSADSAIARFLERNGPGLHHVAYATDDIEDALERCRAAGLRLIDEQPRRGIRNSRVAFIHPKSVGGVLTELVQPAEH from the coding sequence GTGTTCGGGCGCATCGACCACATCGGCGTCGCCGTCGAGGATCTCGACGCCGCCATCGCGCTTTACGAGCGGACGTTCGGCATGCCGCTCGCCCACCGCGAGGTGGTGGAATCGTTCGGGGTCGAAGCGGTTCTGCTCGACGTCGGCGAAAGCCACGTCGAGCTGCTCAAGCCCGTCAGTGCTGACAGCGCTATCGCTCGTTTTCTTGAGCGCAATGGGCCCGGCCTGCACCATGTCGCCTACGCGACCGACGACATCGAGGATGCGCTCGAGCGGTGCCGCGCCGCCGGGCTGCGGCTGATCGACGAGCAGCCGCGGCGCGGGATTCGCAACAGTCGTGTCGCCTTCATCCACCCGAAGTCGGTGGGCGGGGTGCTCACCGAGCTTGTGCAACCCGCCGAGCACTGA
- a CDS encoding MerR family DNA-binding transcriptional regulator codes for MRADQGTTAGIRTNAAADLLGVSPNTLRSWERRFGYPRPRRTPGGHRQYDLAELQALRRALAETGNISSAIALARRRGDGPSNDRRLLETLESFDEEGADRVLEESLAVRSVERTVEEVLLPALEALARRDHREAELEAALRWATGWVLSVRRAVPPATRPQGVLLFDASAHLDVEALHVQALELLVRRAGFRTLLLRSDIAPERILRAIRALDPIAFVFCGGCATLDRVGRLVHAVRKLGSTAPVVEYREALPVRGERSLPSLGSRPTEAVQALRSLADGVPLAAPVAPAGRESSTRPVVRARQRSSAARAQVAAHAAPLGR; via the coding sequence ATGAGAGCCGACCAAGGCACGACCGCCGGGATCCGCACCAACGCCGCCGCGGACCTCCTCGGTGTGAGCCCGAACACGCTGCGCAGCTGGGAGCGGCGCTTCGGCTACCCGCGCCCGCGCCGCACCCCCGGCGGCCACCGCCAGTACGACCTCGCCGAGCTCCAAGCCCTGCGCCGCGCGCTCGCCGAGACCGGCAACATCTCCTCGGCGATCGCGCTCGCCCGCCGCCGCGGCGACGGCCCCAGTAACGATCGCCGTCTGCTCGAGACGCTCGAGTCGTTCGACGAGGAGGGAGCCGACCGCGTACTCGAAGAGAGCTTGGCGGTGCGCTCGGTCGAGCGCACGGTCGAAGAGGTCCTGCTACCCGCCCTCGAGGCGCTGGCCAGGCGCGACCACCGCGAGGCCGAGCTCGAGGCCGCCTTGCGCTGGGCGACGGGCTGGGTGTTGTCGGTGCGGCGCGCGGTACCGCCGGCGACGCGCCCGCAGGGCGTGCTGCTTTTCGACGCCTCGGCGCATCTCGACGTCGAAGCGCTGCACGTGCAAGCGCTCGAGCTCTTGGTCCGGCGCGCCGGTTTCAGAACGCTGCTTTTGCGTAGCGACATAGCGCCCGAGCGGATCCTCCGCGCGATCCGCGCGCTCGACCCGATCGCCTTCGTGTTCTGCGGCGGCTGCGCCACCCTCGACCGTGTCGGCAGGCTCGTCCACGCCGTGCGCAAACTCGGCTCGACCGCACCGGTCGTCGAGTACCGCGAAGCGTTGCCGGTGCGGGGCGAGCGGTCGCTGCCGTCGCTCGGCAGCCGCCCGACCGAGGCCGTCCAGGCGTTGCGCTCGCTCGCCGACGGGGTGCCTCTCGCCGCCCCGGTCGCGCCCGCCGGCCGTGAGAGCAGCACGCGTCCCGTGGTGCGCGCCCGCCAGCGATCGTCGGCGGCGCGCGCCCAGGTCGCCGCCCACGCCGCGCCGCTCGGCCGCTGA
- a CDS encoding NAD-dependent succinate-semialdehyde dehydrogenase — protein sequence MAVAASERQVVEAVPKRLFVAGEWREASGGGEFAVEDPATGEVLCRVADATAEDALAALAAAGRAQREWADTPPNERAELLWRAFEELRRRADELALLMTLEMGKALAESRAEVLYAAEFFRWFSGEALRLDGYVKRSGDGRSRLIVTREPVGPCLLITPWNFPLAMGTRKIGPALAAGCTMVWKPAQLTPLSALALAGVLAECGLPPGVLNVVPASDARAVTEPLLRDPRLRKVSFTGSTAVGRRLMAAAGERVLRVSMELGGNAPFLVFDDADLDAALAGAVTAKMRNVGEACTAANRFLVAEAIADEFARGLAARLSELRIGRGSAAETQVGPLVSAEQRQKVAELVADAVDRGARVLTGGNAPAGPGYFYEPTVLYPVPDGARLLREEIFGPVAPIRTFASEEEALAEANASEYGLVAYVYTRDLDRARRVCERLEFGMVGLNQGIVSNAGAPFGGVKQSGIGREGGNEGIDEYLETKYVALAAG from the coding sequence GTGGCTGTAGCTGCATCGGAGCGGCAGGTCGTCGAGGCGGTGCCGAAGCGGCTCTTTGTCGCCGGCGAGTGGCGCGAGGCTAGCGGCGGTGGCGAGTTCGCGGTCGAGGATCCCGCCACGGGTGAGGTGCTCTGCCGCGTCGCAGACGCCACCGCCGAGGACGCGCTCGCCGCGCTCGCTGCCGCCGGCCGGGCGCAGCGCGAGTGGGCGGACACGCCGCCCAACGAGCGCGCCGAGCTGCTCTGGCGCGCCTTCGAAGAGTTGCGCCGGCGCGCCGACGAGCTCGCGCTGTTGATGACACTCGAGATGGGCAAGGCGCTCGCCGAGTCGCGTGCCGAGGTTCTCTACGCGGCCGAGTTCTTCCGCTGGTTTTCCGGCGAAGCGCTGCGTCTTGACGGTTACGTGAAGCGCTCCGGTGACGGTCGCAGCCGCCTCATCGTTACGCGCGAGCCGGTCGGGCCGTGCCTTCTCATCACTCCCTGGAACTTCCCGCTGGCGATGGGCACGCGCAAGATTGGTCCGGCGCTGGCAGCGGGCTGCACGATGGTCTGGAAGCCCGCCCAGCTGACGCCGCTCTCGGCACTAGCGCTCGCCGGTGTGCTTGCCGAATGCGGCCTGCCCCCCGGCGTCCTCAACGTGGTTCCGGCTAGCGACGCGCGCGCCGTCACCGAACCGCTGCTGCGCGACCCGCGCCTGCGCAAGGTGTCGTTCACAGGCTCGACCGCAGTCGGGCGCAGGCTGATGGCAGCGGCCGGCGAGCGCGTGCTGAGGGTGTCGATGGAGCTCGGCGGCAACGCACCCTTCCTGGTCTTCGACGACGCCGATCTCGACGCCGCCCTCGCCGGTGCGGTCACCGCCAAGATGCGCAACGTCGGCGAGGCGTGCACCGCCGCCAACCGCTTCCTCGTTGCCGAGGCGATCGCCGACGAGTTCGCTCGTGGCTTGGCGGCCCGCCTTAGCGAGCTGCGCATCGGGCGCGGCAGCGCCGCGGAAACGCAGGTCGGTCCGCTCGTCAGCGCCGAGCAGCGACAAAAGGTGGCGGAGCTCGTCGCCGACGCTGTCGACCGCGGCGCGCGTGTCTTGACGGGCGGAAACGCTCCCGCCGGGCCCGGCTACTTCTACGAGCCGACCGTCCTCTATCCCGTGCCCGACGGGGCGCGGCTGCTGCGCGAGGAGATCTTCGGCCCGGTCGCGCCGATCCGCACCTTCGCGAGCGAAGAGGAGGCTTTAGCCGAGGCGAACGCCAGCGAGTACGGGCTCGTCGCCTACGTCTACACGCGCGACCTCGATCGCGCCCGCCGCGTCTGCGAGCGGCTCGAGTTCGGGATGGTCGGACTCAACCAGGGGATCGTCTCGAACGCCGGCGCGCCGTTCGGTGGTGTCAAGCAGTCGGGGATCGGCCGCGAGGGCGGCAACGAGGGGATCGACGAGTACCTCGAAACGAAGTACGTGGCGCTGGCTGCCGGGTGA